In Candidatus Aegiribacteria sp., the DNA window CTGCGTCCACAAAGTAACCCAGCCAATTCAGCTGGAGGGGCTGGAACCCCTTCTTCTTTATGTAAGTCGGCTGTACTCCATGACGCAGAACAGCATCGTCATTATCCATTACCATGGTATCCACTCCAAGAATGATTACAGAAGGCTTTTCAAGATTGAGACGCCATATGAACAACTTCTGCAAAAGCCTTCTGAACATGAAGTAGTGAAGGGGTGAGAACTTCCTGAAGAATCTTTTTACCGAGTGCGAGGACAGCATTTCGGTTGCTGCAGCTTCAATCCCGCCAGCATAGCCCTCATCATTCTTCAAATTATCGAAGTACGAGATGTGGGAACTCGTTCCGTCAGCCAGAAAGCAGATAATCTGCTTGAAGATCGAGGATATCTTCTGACCCTTCCTGTTCTTTCTGATTGAACCGAAAAGTTTTTCTAAGGAGGGGAAAATATCTATGCTGTCCAGGTATCGTACGAATGGAGACAGGCCCGCTCTGCTTGTCAGTTTGTCATTTGTAACTTCGATTCTTTTAATCCTGAGACTTGCAGAACGCTGAGTTTTTGCGATATTAGACATGAAGTACCTTTCACTTTCTGGGTGACAGTTGTTTTGTTACTAGAATTTTTGCAAGCTCTAATATACTAACAACTTAAGCCCTGTGTCAAGTGCGGGGTACTTCTATAAATCGCTCAGATTAGGTCTCAGTATTTATCCAGCAGCCTGAGCCATGCTGTAAATTCTTCTTCCTGACGACTTAAGCTCAGAAACCCTGGCCATGATTTCCGCTATGGGAAAACCGGGAAATATCGATGAAGATCGCAAGATTCTGTGAGGCGCTGATATTCTTGATGTGTATCTTTCGCGGGGAACGCAGGAAACACAAGGATACGATCATGTTTTGATGCCGATAACACTGATTTGTCCTGGTATCTGCATACTTGTACAAAACAACGTATGGTGTCTTGTAACAGTATAAGGCAATTTCCAACGATGCTCGATAATATCCGTACTCCGGAGCAAACAGCTTACACCGGGGGAGATTACTTTCACTAAATAATCAGAAGATATTATATTTACGATTCTATATTGAATAATGCACTGCTGTCTTTGCTGATGGGAGAATTCCTTGCTCAATGTGATTCCTCGATTCATTCAATCGCAGGTTATAGACAGAATACGCCAGGGTGAAATTGC includes these proteins:
- a CDS encoding IS1380 family transposase produces the protein MSNIAKTQRSASLRIKRIEVTNDKLTSRAGLSPFVRYLDSIDIFPSLEKLFGSIRKNRKGQKISSIFKQIICFLADGTSSHISYFDNLKNDEGYAGGIEAAATEMLSSHSVKRFFRKFSPLHYFMFRRLLQKLFIWRLNLEKPSVIILGVDTMVMDNDDAVLRHGVQPTYIKKKGFQPLQLNWLGYFVDA